The Numida meleagris isolate 19003 breed g44 Domestic line chromosome 20, NumMel1.0, whole genome shotgun sequence genome has a window encoding:
- the MTHFR gene encoding methylenetetrahydrofolate reductase isoform X2 has product MDTRFDRMAAGGPLFIDVTWHPAGDPGSDKETSSMIIANTAVNYCGLETILHMTCCNQTKDDITGHLQKAKRLGLKNIMALRGDPVGEEWEEEVHGFNHAVDLVKHIRSEFDDYFDICVAGYPKGHPEAESYEADLKHLKEKVFAGADFIITQLFFRSETFLKFMKDCQAIGITCPIIPGIFPIQGYHSLRQLVKLSKLEVPQEIKDVIEPIKDNDAAIRNYGVELAVSMCRELLDSGMVHGLHFYTLNREVATTEVLKRLGIWNEDPRRPLPWAVSAHPKRRVEDVRPIFWASRPKSYIYRTQEWDDFPNGRWGNSSSPAFGELKDYYLFYLKSKSPREELLKMWGEELTSEESVFEVFTCYITGEPNKNGHRVTCMPWNDDPLATETSLLKEQLEKVNRRGILTINSQPNINGKPSTDPIFGWGPSGGYVFQKAYLEFFTSSEIVTALLKVLKKYELRVNYHIVNVKGQNITNAPDLQPNAVTWGIFPGREIIQPTVVDPVSFLSWKDEAFALWIEQWAKLYEEESPSRMIIQYIHDNYYLVNLVDNDFPLENCLWQVVDDTFELLNSPPQQ; this is encoded by the exons ATGGATACCAG GTTTGACCGCATGGCAGCAGGTGGTCCGCTCTTCATTGATGTGACGTGGCATCCTGCAGGGGACCCAGGATCTGACAAGGAAACCTCCTCCATGATTATTGCTAACACCGCAGTCAACTACTGCGGCCTGGAGACCATCCTCCACATGACGTGCTGCAATCAGACCAAGGATGACATCACAGGGCACCTGCAGAAGGCCAAGCGGCTGGGGCTGAAGAACATCATGGCATTGCGTGGAG ATCCTGTTGGTGAGGAATGGGAGGAAGAAGTACATGGATTCAATCACGCTGTTGACCTGGTTAAGCACATTCGCAGTGAATTTGATGATTACTTTGACATCTGCGTGGCAG GCTACCCCAAGGGTCATCCTGAAGCAGAGAGCTATGAAGCGGACCTGAAGCACTTGAAGGAGAAAGTCTTTGCTGGGGCAGACTTCATCATTACACAGCTTTTCTTCCGATCAGAAACCTTTCTCAAGTTCATGAAGGACTGTCAGGCCATTGGCATCACCTGCCCCATTATTCCTGGCATCTTCCCCATACAG GGCTACCACTCCCTGCGCCAGCTGGTGAAGCTCTCCAAGCTGGAAGTGCCCCAAGAAATCAAAGATGTGATTGAACCCATCAAGGACAACGATGCAGCTATCCGGAACTATGGGGTGGAGCTGGCAGTGTCCATGTGCCGGGAGCTGCTGGACAGTGGCATGGTGCATGGGCTCCATTTTTACACCCTCAATCGGGAAGTGGCTACTACTGAAGTCCTTAAGCGCCTTGGCATTTGGAATGAGGACCCTAG GCGACCTCTGCCTTGGGCAGTCAGTGCTCATCCCAAGAGAAGAGTTGAAGATGTTCGGCCAATCTTCTGGGCCTCTAGGCCAAAAAGCTACATCTATCGAACTCAAGAATGGGATGACTTCCCCAATGGTCGATG GGGTAactcctcttctccagccttcgGGGAGCTGAAGGACTATTACCTCTTCTACCTGAAGAGCAAGTCTCCCCGTGAGGAGCTCCTGAAGATGTGGGGAGAAGAACTGACTAGTGAGGAAAGCGTCTTTGAGGTTTTCACATGTTACATCACCGGAGAGCCCAACAAGAATGGACACAGG GTTACGTGTATGCCCTGGAACGATGACCCTCTTGCTACTGAAACCAGCCTTCtgaaggagcagctggagaaggTCAACAGACGGGGAATCCTGACCATCAACTCCCAGCCAAACATCAATGGCAAACCATCCACAGACCCCATTTTTGGCTGGGGACCTAGTGGAGGTTATGTTTTCCAAAAG GCCTACCTAGAGTTCTTCACCTCCAGTGAGATCGTCACAGCACTGCTCAAAGTGTTGAAGAAGTACGAGTTGCGGGTGAACTACCACATTGTCAACGTCAAG gGCCAGAATATCACCAATGCCCCTGATCTGCAACCCAATGCTGTCACCTGGGGCATCTTTCCAGGCAGAGAGATAATCCAGCCCACTGTGGTGGATCCTGTAAGCTTCCTTTCCTGGAAG GATGAGGCCTTTGCTCTGTGGATTGAGCAGTGGGCCAAGCTCTACGAAGAGGAGTCACCCTCTCGCATGATCATCCAGTACATCCATGACAATTATTATTTGGTCAACCTGGTGGACAACGACTTCCCACTTGAAAACTGCCTCTGGCAGGTAGTGGATGATACTTTTGAGCTGTTGAACTCTCCACCTCAGCAGTGA
- the CLCN6 gene encoding chloride transport protein 6 isoform X1 — protein sequence MAGCGGALCCCCPHCCGERESRTPEELTILGETHEEEDEILPRKDYESLDYDRCINDPYLEVLESMDNKKARNYEAVKWVMVFAIGVCTGLVGLFVDFFVRLFTQLKFRVVQSSVEECTEKGCLALSLLELLGFNLTFVFLASLLVLIQPVAAGSGIPEIKCYLNGVKVPGVVRLRTVVCKAMGVLFSVAGGLFVGKEGPMIHSGAVVGAGLPQFQSISLRKIQFNFPYFRSDRDKRDFVSAGAAAGVAAAFGAPIGGTLFSLEEGSSFWNQGLTWKVLFCSMAATFTLNFFRSGIQFGSWGSFQLPGLLNFGEFKCSESDKKCHLWTAVDLGFFILMGIVGGLLGATFNCLNKRLAKYRMRNVHPKPKLVRVLESLLVSLTTTIVVFVASMVLGECRQMSSTSHTGNDTLSMQGMSEDVNSSIKTFFCPNETYNDMATLFFNPQESAILQLFHQDGTFSPVTLSLFFLLYFLLSCWTYGISVPSGLFVPSLLCGAAFGRLVANLLKSYIGLDHIYSGTFALIGAAAFLGGVVRMTISLTVILIESTNEITYGLPIMITLMVAKWTGDFFNKGIYDIHVNLRGVPLLEWETEVEMDKLRASDIMEPNLTYVYPHTRIQSLVSILRTTVHHAFPVVTENRGNEREFMKGNQLISNNIKFKKSSILTRAGEQRKRSQSMKSYPSSELRNMCDEHIATEEPPEKEDLLQQMLERRYTPYPNLYPDQSPSEEWTMEERFRPLTFHGLILRSQLVTLLVRGVCYSESQSSASQPRLSHAEMSEDYPRYPDIHDLDLTLLNPRMIVDVTPYMNPSPFAVSPNTHVSQVFNLFRTMGLRHLPVVNAVGEIVGIITRHNLTHEFLQARLRQHYQTI from the exons ATGGCGGGGTGCGGCGGCgcgctgtgctgctgctgcccgcaCTGCTGCGGCGAGCGGGAGAGCCGCACCCCCGAGGAGCTG acGATCCTAGGAGAAACTCatgaagaggaagatgagaTCCTTCCACGCAAAGACTATGAG AGCTTGGATTACGATCGCTGTATCAATGACCCATATTTGGAAGTTTTGGAGAGCATGGACAACAAg AAAGCCCGAAACTATGAAGCAGTGAAATGGGTGATGGTTTTTGCTATTGGAGTCTGCACAGGACTG GTGGGCCTCTTTGTGGATTTCTTTGTACGGCTCTTTACCCAGCTCAAGTTCCGGGTAGTACAAAGCT CGGTGGAAGAATGCACTGAGAAGGGCTGTCTTGCCTTGTCTTTACTGGAGCTTCTGGGGTTCAACTTgacctttgtttttcttgcaagTCTTCTAGTCCTGATCCAG cctgtggcagCTGGATCAGGAATTCCTGAAATTAAGTGCTACCTCAATGGGGTAAAAGTTCCAGGGGTTGTGCGGCTCCGGACGGTGGTGTGCAAGGCTATGGGAGTGCTCTTCAGCGTAGCAGGAG GTCTTTTTGTCGGGAAGGAAGGTCCAATGATCCACAGTGGTGCTGTCGTGGGTGCAGGTTTGCCACAG TTCCAGAGCATCTCGCTGAGGAAGATCCAGTTTAACTTTCCATATTTCCGCAGTGACAG GGATAAAAGGGACTTTGTatctgctggagcagctgcggGGGTTGCAGCTGCCTTTGGAGCCCCAATTGGGGGTACTcttttcagcctggaagaaGGTTCCTCCTTCTGGAACCAAGGGCTTACATGGAAAGTG CTTTTCTGTTCCATGGCTGCCACCTTCACCCTGAATTTTTTCCGCTCTGGGATTCAATTTGGAAGTTGGGGGTCTTTCCAGCTCCCTGGTCTGCTGAACTTTGGGGAGTTTAAG TGTTCTGAGTCTGATAAGAAATGCCACCTCTGGACAGCTGTGGACTTGGGCTTCTTCATTCTGATGGGGATTGTAGGAGGCCTTCTTGGAGCCACCTTCAACTGCCTAAACAAGAGGCTCGCGAAGTACCGCATGCGGAATGTGCATCCCAAACCAAAGCTTGTCAG AGTCTTGGAGAGCCTGCTTGTGTCACTGACTACAACCATCGTAGTCTTTGTAGCCTCCATGGTTCTGGGGGAATGCCGGCAGATGTCTTCCACCAGTCACACTGGCAATGACACTTTGAGTATGCAG GGCATGTCAGAGGATGTGAATTCAagcatcaaaacatttttctgccCAAATGAAACCTACAATGACATGGCCACCCTCTTCTTCAACCCTCAGGAGTCAGCTATCCTCCAGCTCTTCCATCAAGATG GTACTTTCAGCCCAGTCACACTCTccttgttcttccttctctatTTCTTACTCTCCTGTTGGACATACGGGATCTCTGTGCCCAGTGGTCTTTTTGTGCCATCACTGCTTTGCGGGGCTGCCTTCGGACGCCTGGTCGCCAACCTCCTCAAAAG CTATATTGGCTTGGATCACATCTACTCAGGAACCTTTGCACTGATTGGGGCAGCAGCATTCCTGGGAGGAGTGGTCCGGATGACAATTAGCCTGACTGTAATCCTAATAGAATCCACCAATGAAATCACTTATGGGCTCCCAATAATGATCACCCTCATG GTAGCCAAATGGACAGGAGACTTTTTCAACAAAGGAATCTATGACATCCACGTGAACTTGAGAGGAGTGCCTCTTCTGGAGTGGGAAACAGAGGTGGAAATGGATAA acTACGAGCCAGTGACATCATGGAACCCAACCTGACATATGTCTACCCCCACACCCGAATCCAATCCCTTGTTAGCATCTTGCGCACAACTGTTCATCATGCCTTCCCTGTAGTGACTGAGAACCGAGGCAATGAGAGGGAGTTCATGAAGGGAAATCAGCTGATCAGCAACAACATCAAATTCAAG AAATCCAGCATTCTCACCCGAGCTGGAGAGCAGCGCAAACGGAGTCAGTCCATGAAATCCTATCCTTCGAGTGAGCTGCGCAACATGTGCGATGAGCACATAGCAACAGAGGAGCCACCAGAAAAGGAGGATTTGCTGCAACAAATGCTGGAGAGAAG ATACACTCCTTACCCCAACCTGTATCCTGACCAGTCACCCAGTGAAGAGTGGACCATGGAGGAACGTTTCAGACCTTTGACCTTCCATGGCTTGATCTTGCGCTCACAGCTGGTCACCCTCCTTGTCAGGGGTGTTTGTTACTCCGAGAGCCAGTCA AGTGCAAGTCAGCCTCGTCTGTCTCATGCAGAAATGTCAGAGGATTATCCCCGCTATCCGGATATCCATGACCTGGACCTCACGTTGCTGAACCCTCGCATGATAGTG gaTGTCACCCCATACATGAACCCGTCGCCCTTTGCTGTTTCTCCAAACACTCATGTATCTCAAGTCTTTAACTTGTTTAGGACAATGGGACTCAGACATTTACCAGTTGTGAATGCAGTTGGAGAG ATTGTTGGGATAATCACTCGGCACAACCTGACCCACGAATTCCTGCAGGCGAGGCTGAGACAACACTATCAGACCATTTGA
- the MTHFR gene encoding methylenetetrahydrofolate reductase isoform X1: MVNENQHACSASSSSKSDGGSSSGSESSKDSSRCSTPVLDAERHERLREKMRRRQDSGDRWFSLEFFPPRTANAAVNLISRFDRMAAGGPLFIDVTWHPAGDPGSDKETSSMIIANTAVNYCGLETILHMTCCNQTKDDITGHLQKAKRLGLKNIMALRGDPVGEEWEEEVHGFNHAVDLVKHIRSEFDDYFDICVAGYPKGHPEAESYEADLKHLKEKVFAGADFIITQLFFRSETFLKFMKDCQAIGITCPIIPGIFPIQGYHSLRQLVKLSKLEVPQEIKDVIEPIKDNDAAIRNYGVELAVSMCRELLDSGMVHGLHFYTLNREVATTEVLKRLGIWNEDPRRPLPWAVSAHPKRRVEDVRPIFWASRPKSYIYRTQEWDDFPNGRWGNSSSPAFGELKDYYLFYLKSKSPREELLKMWGEELTSEESVFEVFTCYITGEPNKNGHRVTCMPWNDDPLATETSLLKEQLEKVNRRGILTINSQPNINGKPSTDPIFGWGPSGGYVFQKAYLEFFTSSEIVTALLKVLKKYELRVNYHIVNVKGQNITNAPDLQPNAVTWGIFPGREIIQPTVVDPVSFLSWKDEAFALWIEQWAKLYEEESPSRMIIQYIHDNYYLVNLVDNDFPLENCLWQVVDDTFELLNSPPQQ; this comes from the exons ATGGTCAATGAGAACCAGCATGCCTGCAGTGCCAGTTCCAGCTCCAAGTCCGAtggcggcagcagcagcgggagcGAGAGCTCCAAGGACAGCTCGCGCTGCTCCACTCCTGTCCTCGATGCCGAGCGTCACGAGCGACTGCGGGAGAAGATGCGCCGGCGGCAGGACTCCGGGGACAGGTGGTTCTCCCTGGAGTTCTTCCCTCCACGCACAGCCAATGCTGCTGTCAATCTCATCTCCAG GTTTGACCGCATGGCAGCAGGTGGTCCGCTCTTCATTGATGTGACGTGGCATCCTGCAGGGGACCCAGGATCTGACAAGGAAACCTCCTCCATGATTATTGCTAACACCGCAGTCAACTACTGCGGCCTGGAGACCATCCTCCACATGACGTGCTGCAATCAGACCAAGGATGACATCACAGGGCACCTGCAGAAGGCCAAGCGGCTGGGGCTGAAGAACATCATGGCATTGCGTGGAG ATCCTGTTGGTGAGGAATGGGAGGAAGAAGTACATGGATTCAATCACGCTGTTGACCTGGTTAAGCACATTCGCAGTGAATTTGATGATTACTTTGACATCTGCGTGGCAG GCTACCCCAAGGGTCATCCTGAAGCAGAGAGCTATGAAGCGGACCTGAAGCACTTGAAGGAGAAAGTCTTTGCTGGGGCAGACTTCATCATTACACAGCTTTTCTTCCGATCAGAAACCTTTCTCAAGTTCATGAAGGACTGTCAGGCCATTGGCATCACCTGCCCCATTATTCCTGGCATCTTCCCCATACAG GGCTACCACTCCCTGCGCCAGCTGGTGAAGCTCTCCAAGCTGGAAGTGCCCCAAGAAATCAAAGATGTGATTGAACCCATCAAGGACAACGATGCAGCTATCCGGAACTATGGGGTGGAGCTGGCAGTGTCCATGTGCCGGGAGCTGCTGGACAGTGGCATGGTGCATGGGCTCCATTTTTACACCCTCAATCGGGAAGTGGCTACTACTGAAGTCCTTAAGCGCCTTGGCATTTGGAATGAGGACCCTAG GCGACCTCTGCCTTGGGCAGTCAGTGCTCATCCCAAGAGAAGAGTTGAAGATGTTCGGCCAATCTTCTGGGCCTCTAGGCCAAAAAGCTACATCTATCGAACTCAAGAATGGGATGACTTCCCCAATGGTCGATG GGGTAactcctcttctccagccttcgGGGAGCTGAAGGACTATTACCTCTTCTACCTGAAGAGCAAGTCTCCCCGTGAGGAGCTCCTGAAGATGTGGGGAGAAGAACTGACTAGTGAGGAAAGCGTCTTTGAGGTTTTCACATGTTACATCACCGGAGAGCCCAACAAGAATGGACACAGG GTTACGTGTATGCCCTGGAACGATGACCCTCTTGCTACTGAAACCAGCCTTCtgaaggagcagctggagaaggTCAACAGACGGGGAATCCTGACCATCAACTCCCAGCCAAACATCAATGGCAAACCATCCACAGACCCCATTTTTGGCTGGGGACCTAGTGGAGGTTATGTTTTCCAAAAG GCCTACCTAGAGTTCTTCACCTCCAGTGAGATCGTCACAGCACTGCTCAAAGTGTTGAAGAAGTACGAGTTGCGGGTGAACTACCACATTGTCAACGTCAAG gGCCAGAATATCACCAATGCCCCTGATCTGCAACCCAATGCTGTCACCTGGGGCATCTTTCCAGGCAGAGAGATAATCCAGCCCACTGTGGTGGATCCTGTAAGCTTCCTTTCCTGGAAG GATGAGGCCTTTGCTCTGTGGATTGAGCAGTGGGCCAAGCTCTACGAAGAGGAGTCACCCTCTCGCATGATCATCCAGTACATCCATGACAATTATTATTTGGTCAACCTGGTGGACAACGACTTCCCACTTGAAAACTGCCTCTGGCAGGTAGTGGATGATACTTTTGAGCTGTTGAACTCTCCACCTCAGCAGTGA
- the CLCN6 gene encoding chloride transport protein 6 isoform X2 has translation MAGCGGALCCCCPHCCGERESRTPEELTILGETHEEEDEILPRKDYESLDYDRCINDPYLEVLESMDNKKARNYEAVKWVMVFAIGVCTGLVGLFVDFFVRLFTQLKFRVVQSSVEECTEKGCLALSLLELLGFNLTFVFLASLLVLIQPVAAGSGIPEIKCYLNGVKVPGVVRLRTVVCKAMGVLFSVAGGLFVGKEGPMIHSGAVVGAGLPQFQSISLRKIQFNFPYFRSDRDKRDFVSAGAAAGVAAAFGAPIGGTLFSLEEGSSFWNQGLTWKVLFCSMAATFTLNFFRSGIQFGSWGSFQLPGLLNFGEFKCSESDKKCHLWTAVDLGFFILMGIVGGLLGATFNCLNKRLAKYRMRNVHPKPKLVRVLESLLVSLTTTIVVFVASMVLGECRQMSSTSHTGNDTLSMQGMSEDVNSSIKTFFCPNETYNDMATLFFNPQESAILQLFHQDGTFSPVTLSLFFLLYFLLSCWTYGISVPSGLFVPSLLCGAAFGRLVANLLKSYIGLDHIYSGTFALIGAAAFLGGVVRMTISLTVILIESTNEITYGLPIMITLMVAKWTGDFFNKGIYDIHVNLRGVPLLEWETEVEMDKLRASDIMEPNLTYVYPHTRIQSLVSILRTTVHHAFPVVTENRGNEREFMKGNQLISNNIKFKKSSILTRAGEQRKRSQSMKSYPSSELRNMCDEHIATEEPPEKEDLLQQMLERRYTPYPNLYPDQSPSEEWTMEERFRPLTFHGLILRSQLVTLLVRGVCYSESQSSASQPRLSHAEMSEDYPRYPDIHDLDLTLLNPRMIVDVTPYMNPSPFAVSPNTHVSQVFNLFRTMGLRHLPVVNAVGEGQFHPQRLD, from the exons ATGGCGGGGTGCGGCGGCgcgctgtgctgctgctgcccgcaCTGCTGCGGCGAGCGGGAGAGCCGCACCCCCGAGGAGCTG acGATCCTAGGAGAAACTCatgaagaggaagatgagaTCCTTCCACGCAAAGACTATGAG AGCTTGGATTACGATCGCTGTATCAATGACCCATATTTGGAAGTTTTGGAGAGCATGGACAACAAg AAAGCCCGAAACTATGAAGCAGTGAAATGGGTGATGGTTTTTGCTATTGGAGTCTGCACAGGACTG GTGGGCCTCTTTGTGGATTTCTTTGTACGGCTCTTTACCCAGCTCAAGTTCCGGGTAGTACAAAGCT CGGTGGAAGAATGCACTGAGAAGGGCTGTCTTGCCTTGTCTTTACTGGAGCTTCTGGGGTTCAACTTgacctttgtttttcttgcaagTCTTCTAGTCCTGATCCAG cctgtggcagCTGGATCAGGAATTCCTGAAATTAAGTGCTACCTCAATGGGGTAAAAGTTCCAGGGGTTGTGCGGCTCCGGACGGTGGTGTGCAAGGCTATGGGAGTGCTCTTCAGCGTAGCAGGAG GTCTTTTTGTCGGGAAGGAAGGTCCAATGATCCACAGTGGTGCTGTCGTGGGTGCAGGTTTGCCACAG TTCCAGAGCATCTCGCTGAGGAAGATCCAGTTTAACTTTCCATATTTCCGCAGTGACAG GGATAAAAGGGACTTTGTatctgctggagcagctgcggGGGTTGCAGCTGCCTTTGGAGCCCCAATTGGGGGTACTcttttcagcctggaagaaGGTTCCTCCTTCTGGAACCAAGGGCTTACATGGAAAGTG CTTTTCTGTTCCATGGCTGCCACCTTCACCCTGAATTTTTTCCGCTCTGGGATTCAATTTGGAAGTTGGGGGTCTTTCCAGCTCCCTGGTCTGCTGAACTTTGGGGAGTTTAAG TGTTCTGAGTCTGATAAGAAATGCCACCTCTGGACAGCTGTGGACTTGGGCTTCTTCATTCTGATGGGGATTGTAGGAGGCCTTCTTGGAGCCACCTTCAACTGCCTAAACAAGAGGCTCGCGAAGTACCGCATGCGGAATGTGCATCCCAAACCAAAGCTTGTCAG AGTCTTGGAGAGCCTGCTTGTGTCACTGACTACAACCATCGTAGTCTTTGTAGCCTCCATGGTTCTGGGGGAATGCCGGCAGATGTCTTCCACCAGTCACACTGGCAATGACACTTTGAGTATGCAG GGCATGTCAGAGGATGTGAATTCAagcatcaaaacatttttctgccCAAATGAAACCTACAATGACATGGCCACCCTCTTCTTCAACCCTCAGGAGTCAGCTATCCTCCAGCTCTTCCATCAAGATG GTACTTTCAGCCCAGTCACACTCTccttgttcttccttctctatTTCTTACTCTCCTGTTGGACATACGGGATCTCTGTGCCCAGTGGTCTTTTTGTGCCATCACTGCTTTGCGGGGCTGCCTTCGGACGCCTGGTCGCCAACCTCCTCAAAAG CTATATTGGCTTGGATCACATCTACTCAGGAACCTTTGCACTGATTGGGGCAGCAGCATTCCTGGGAGGAGTGGTCCGGATGACAATTAGCCTGACTGTAATCCTAATAGAATCCACCAATGAAATCACTTATGGGCTCCCAATAATGATCACCCTCATG GTAGCCAAATGGACAGGAGACTTTTTCAACAAAGGAATCTATGACATCCACGTGAACTTGAGAGGAGTGCCTCTTCTGGAGTGGGAAACAGAGGTGGAAATGGATAA acTACGAGCCAGTGACATCATGGAACCCAACCTGACATATGTCTACCCCCACACCCGAATCCAATCCCTTGTTAGCATCTTGCGCACAACTGTTCATCATGCCTTCCCTGTAGTGACTGAGAACCGAGGCAATGAGAGGGAGTTCATGAAGGGAAATCAGCTGATCAGCAACAACATCAAATTCAAG AAATCCAGCATTCTCACCCGAGCTGGAGAGCAGCGCAAACGGAGTCAGTCCATGAAATCCTATCCTTCGAGTGAGCTGCGCAACATGTGCGATGAGCACATAGCAACAGAGGAGCCACCAGAAAAGGAGGATTTGCTGCAACAAATGCTGGAGAGAAG ATACACTCCTTACCCCAACCTGTATCCTGACCAGTCACCCAGTGAAGAGTGGACCATGGAGGAACGTTTCAGACCTTTGACCTTCCATGGCTTGATCTTGCGCTCACAGCTGGTCACCCTCCTTGTCAGGGGTGTTTGTTACTCCGAGAGCCAGTCA AGTGCAAGTCAGCCTCGTCTGTCTCATGCAGAAATGTCAGAGGATTATCCCCGCTATCCGGATATCCATGACCTGGACCTCACGTTGCTGAACCCTCGCATGATAGTG gaTGTCACCCCATACATGAACCCGTCGCCCTTTGCTGTTTCTCCAAACACTCATGTATCTCAAGTCTTTAACTTGTTTAGGACAATGGGACTCAGACATTTACCAGTTGTGAATGCAGTTGGAGAG